The following proteins are co-located in the Aurantiacibacter atlanticus genome:
- a CDS encoding I78 family peptidase inhibitor: protein MRKMRLPIAITIAATGCTTANAPPQVEPPARQLEGECDASAVQNHLGHRATADVGSQLLEMTGARQLRWVPSRTAVTMDYRADRLSVTYDDDMKIVTIACG from the coding sequence ATGCGCAAGATGAGGTTGCCGATTGCCATCACGATTGCCGCTACCGGATGCACCACTGCAAATGCCCCCCCGCAGGTCGAGCCGCCCGCTCGCCAGCTTGAAGGTGAATGCGATGCATCAGCGGTGCAGAATCATCTTGGCCATCGCGCCACTGCCGATGTCGGATCGCAATTACTGGAGATGACAGGCGCGCGGCAATTGCGGTGGGTGCCGTCGCGCACCGCCGTCACCATGGATTACAGGGCGGACAGATTAAGTGTTACATATGATGACGACATGAAAATCGTTACTATCGCCTGCGGTTGA
- a CDS encoding acyl-CoA dehydrogenase family protein codes for MTGQFQLNEDQLAIQEMAQRFTADNITPHAAKWDEEHIFPKDVIQRTAELGFGAIYVSEESGGIGLGRLEAALIMEAMAYGCPATSAFISIHNMSAWMIDTFGGDEVKAKYLDDLISMEKLASYCLTEPGSGSDAAALKTTAKLDGDCYVVNGTKQFISGGGVNDIYVTMVRTDEHKSKGITCLVIDKDTPGVSFGTPEKKLGWNASPTAQVILEDARVPVANRVGAEGDGFRFAMAGLDGGRLNIGACSLGGAQRCLDEAVAYAKDRQQFGQPISDFQNTQFMLADMATDLEAARALLYLAAAKVTDGAADKTRFSAMAKRLATDSGSEVVNNALQIFGGYGYLRDYPIERFWRDLRVHSILEGTNQVMRMIVGRDLLRK; via the coding sequence ATGACCGGACAATTCCAGCTCAATGAAGACCAGCTCGCCATTCAGGAAATGGCGCAGCGTTTCACTGCGGACAACATCACCCCCCATGCCGCGAAATGGGATGAAGAGCATATCTTCCCCAAAGATGTGATCCAGCGCACGGCAGAGCTTGGCTTTGGCGCGATCTATGTGTCGGAAGAAAGCGGCGGCATCGGATTGGGACGGCTGGAAGCGGCGTTGATCATGGAGGCGATGGCCTATGGCTGCCCCGCCACCAGCGCCTTTATCTCGATACACAACATGTCGGCATGGATGATCGACACCTTCGGCGGAGACGAGGTGAAGGCAAAATATCTCGATGATCTCATTTCGATGGAAAAGCTGGCCAGCTATTGCCTGACCGAACCTGGCTCGGGATCGGACGCGGCCGCATTGAAAACCACTGCGAAACTGGATGGCGATTGCTATGTAGTCAATGGCACCAAGCAGTTCATTTCGGGCGGCGGGGTGAACGATATCTATGTCACCATGGTGCGCACGGACGAACACAAGTCAAAGGGCATTACCTGTCTGGTGATCGACAAGGACACGCCCGGCGTCAGCTTTGGCACACCTGAAAAAAAGCTCGGCTGGAATGCCAGCCCGACCGCGCAGGTCATTCTCGAAGATGCGCGCGTTCCCGTTGCAAACCGAGTGGGCGCAGAAGGCGATGGCTTCCGTTTCGCAATGGCTGGGCTTGACGGCGGACGGCTGAATATCGGCGCGTGCTCACTTGGCGGGGCGCAGCGCTGCCTGGACGAAGCCGTAGCCTATGCGAAGGATCGCCAGCAATTCGGCCAGCCGATTTCTGATTTTCAGAACACCCAATTCATGCTGGCAGACATGGCGACTGATCTGGAGGCTGCGCGTGCATTGCTTTATCTGGCTGCGGCCAAGGTGACAGATGGCGCAGCTGACAAGACGCGCTTTTCCGCCATGGCAAAGCGACTGGCGACAGACAGCGGTTCTGAAGTGGTGAATAATGCGCTGCAAATTTTCGGCGGTTATGGCTATCTGCGCGATTACCCGATTGAACGGTTCTGGCGCGATTTACGGGTTCATTCGATATTGGAAGGCACCAATCAGGTAATGCGTATGATCGTCGGCAGGGACTTGCTGCGCAAATGA
- a CDS encoding enoyl-CoA hydratase/isomerase family protein has product MTLQSEIHVHRHGAVGHISLNRPKAINALTQDMCEAMADTLLEWRNDDAITAIILDHAEGRGFCAGGDVQLVRRSALEDDGAAGRAFFRAEYRLNHMMFTYSKPIIAFMDGVTMGGGVGISQPCKFRVATENTMFAMPEGSIGLFPDVGAGWYLPRLPGQLGRFLGLTGARLDGAECLWAGLATHYVSAADVAEAKAHIIETPHDIDAALRSLMPSPAPDARLAGNAASIDKLFAPDTLEGILAALEADGSDWANKELKAVASKCPTTCKVALRQLAADAPDFAANMALEYRIAARMLMRHDFIEGVRAVLVDKDGAPQWHPSTPEAVTEAMLDAIFAPLPDGEEWTPLA; this is encoded by the coding sequence ATGACATTGCAGAGCGAAATCCACGTTCATCGGCACGGCGCAGTTGGCCATATCTCGCTCAACCGGCCCAAAGCCATCAACGCGCTGACGCAAGACATGTGCGAGGCGATGGCTGATACCTTGCTGGAATGGCGCAATGACGATGCGATCACGGCGATTATTCTCGACCATGCCGAGGGCCGTGGCTTTTGTGCAGGTGGCGATGTGCAGCTTGTCCGCCGGTCCGCGCTGGAGGATGACGGGGCCGCGGGCCGTGCGTTTTTCCGCGCAGAATACCGCCTCAACCATATGATGTTCACTTACTCCAAACCGATTATCGCCTTTATGGACGGGGTCACCATGGGCGGCGGTGTAGGTATTTCGCAGCCGTGCAAGTTCCGCGTCGCGACTGAGAATACGATGTTCGCCATGCCTGAAGGCTCCATCGGTCTGTTTCCCGATGTTGGCGCGGGCTGGTATCTACCAAGATTGCCGGGACAGCTGGGCAGGTTCCTCGGACTTACCGGAGCGCGGCTGGACGGGGCGGAGTGCCTGTGGGCGGGCCTTGCCACGCATTATGTCTCCGCGGCAGACGTTGCAGAGGCCAAGGCCCACATCATCGAAACGCCGCACGATATCGACGCGGCCCTGCGCTCGCTCATGCCCTCCCCTGCACCCGACGCCCGGCTGGCAGGCAATGCCGCCAGCATCGACAAATTGTTTGCACCTGACACATTGGAAGGCATTCTTGCCGCGCTGGAAGCTGACGGGAGTGATTGGGCGAATAAGGAATTGAAGGCGGTTGCATCCAAATGCCCCACCACCTGCAAGGTCGCGCTGCGCCAGCTTGCTGCCGATGCGCCCGATTTTGCAGCCAATATGGCGCTGGAGTACCGTATCGCCGCGCGCATGCTGATGCGGCATGATTTCATTGAAGGCGTGCGCGCGGTTCTGGTCGATAAGGATGGTGCGCCGCAATGGCATCCGTCCACGCCCGAGGCGGTAACAGAGGCGATGCTGGATGCGATTTTTGCGCCGCTTCCTGATGGTGAGGAATGGACGCCTCTCGCCTGA
- a CDS encoding low molecular weight protein-tyrosine-phosphatase — MNHPSILFVCLGNICRSPLAEAALRMAAESDGLKLEVDSAGTGGWHIGKPPDSRAIAIADAMGVDISGFRARQVEAADFNRFTHIFALDAQNLVDLIRIAPLNASAQLSLLLDMVPGREGQAVADPYYGETDGFETTWREVNEAAAALVKHFRI; from the coding sequence ATCAACCACCCTTCCATCCTGTTCGTCTGCCTCGGTAATATCTGCCGTTCGCCACTGGCTGAGGCCGCGCTGCGCATGGCGGCCGAGTCTGACGGTCTGAAGCTGGAAGTTGACAGTGCGGGCACTGGCGGCTGGCACATCGGCAAGCCGCCAGACAGCCGCGCCATCGCGATTGCGGATGCCATGGGAGTCGATATTTCGGGTTTCCGGGCACGACAGGTTGAAGCTGCCGATTTCAACCGCTTCACCCATATCTTCGCACTCGATGCGCAAAACCTTGTAGATCTCATCCGAATTGCCCCACTCAATGCCAGCGCGCAGCTTTCCCTGCTGTTGGATATGGTGCCAGGGCGTGAAGGGCAGGCCGTGGCCGATCCCTATTACGGCGAAACTGACGGGTTCGAAACGACGTGGCGCGAAGTGAACGAGGCCGCAGCGGCTTTGGTGAAGCACTTCCGCATCTGA
- a CDS encoding alkaline phosphatase PhoX — protein MYTDRRKFIAGTGAAFGGLLLGGCVSASAPLGVAGASRFGALQPDPAGVLDLPSGFSYRILSRLGDALDDGGSVPDKADGMGCFDIGNGKLALVRNHELSPPDDGGGATGPAYDTVARSLIPLPGGTTTIVIDAATLAVERQYRSLAGTIRNCAGGITPWNSWLTCEENTSRADGRINKDHGYVFEVPADAPGQTNPAPLKAMGRFVHEAACVDPATGIVYMTEDRGDSLLYRFIPTRPGQLAHGGTLQALVLDGVTDTSNHESIAMQAGQAVRGSWITLEDVESPEDDLRTRGAARGAARFSRGEGIWMGDGEMFFTATSGGAAREGQIFRLRPDAASGDMLDLFYESPAGSEYSFGDNICVAPYGDLVVCEDQYGETVDNYLRGITPAGEAYPLGRLRLQTETAGACFSPDGRTMFLNIYHPTMTLAITGPWPKI, from the coding sequence ATGTACACAGATCGCCGCAAATTCATCGCTGGTACCGGTGCCGCTTTTGGTGGTTTGCTGCTAGGTGGATGCGTATCTGCCAGCGCGCCACTGGGTGTAGCTGGTGCCAGCCGTTTTGGCGCCTTGCAGCCTGACCCTGCTGGCGTTCTCGATCTGCCCAGCGGATTCAGCTATCGCATACTCTCGCGCCTCGGAGATGCTTTGGACGATGGTGGCAGCGTGCCCGACAAGGCAGACGGCATGGGGTGTTTCGATATTGGTAATGGCAAGCTGGCCTTGGTGCGCAACCATGAACTTTCACCGCCTGACGATGGCGGCGGCGCAACCGGCCCAGCCTATGATACAGTGGCGCGCAGCCTGATCCCGCTGCCCGGAGGAACCACCACTATTGTTATCGACGCGGCGACGCTGGCGGTCGAAAGGCAATACCGCAGCCTTGCCGGGACGATCCGCAATTGTGCCGGCGGCATTACGCCGTGGAACAGCTGGCTGACCTGCGAGGAAAACACGTCACGCGCGGATGGGCGGATCAATAAGGATCATGGCTATGTTTTCGAAGTGCCCGCTGACGCGCCGGGGCAGACGAATCCTGCTCCGCTGAAAGCGATGGGTCGCTTTGTCCATGAAGCGGCCTGCGTCGATCCCGCAACGGGCATAGTCTATATGACAGAGGATCGCGGCGATTCGTTATTGTACCGCTTCATTCCGACTCGCCCGGGGCAATTGGCACATGGCGGCACGTTGCAGGCGCTGGTGCTGGACGGCGTGACCGATACCAGCAATCATGAGAGCATCGCCATGCAGGCGGGCCAAGCCGTGCGTGGCAGTTGGATCACGCTGGAGGATGTAGAATCGCCAGAGGACGATTTGCGCACTCGCGGCGCGGCGAGGGGAGCAGCCAGATTTTCGCGCGGTGAGGGCATCTGGATGGGCGATGGCGAGATGTTCTTTACTGCCACCAGCGGCGGCGCTGCACGCGAGGGGCAGATATTCCGTCTGCGCCCCGATGCTGCATCGGGTGACATGCTGGATCTGTTTTATGAAAGTCCGGCAGGGTCGGAATACAGCTTTGGCGATAATATCTGCGTCGCGCCCTATGGCGACCTGGTCGTCTGCGAAGACCAATATGGCGAAACGGTCGACAATTATCTGCGTGGCATCACGCCTGCTGGCGAAGCCTATCCGTTGGGGCGTCTACGCTTGCAAACCGAAACGGCGGGCGCCTGCTTTTCTCCTGATGGCAGGACCATGTTCCTCAATATCTATCACCCTACAATGACGCTGGCGATTACCGGCCCCTGGCCCAAGATCTGA